ATTCAGAGTATGGCGCGGTGTGAATTCTCAGTCATAAGCACTGGAAGCAATTGAGACAAATGATAAGAACCCCGTGAGTGATTATGATACCCAACAGTCGGCTCTCGACGCCGGGCACCAGCTTCTTATAGCCTGCGTACCAGCAAGATAAGGGTCAAAGAAACTAGGCGTAATTCCCTTCCGGACTTATCTCGCAAAACATCTTCTCGGCTTAGCGATCGTTAAAGTCATGAAGTTTTTGGAAGTCATTCTCCGTGATCCAGAGTTATCTTGGAACCTGGGGAACCGATAAGGACTAATACATTGTCCAGATAATCCACAGACTAAGGACGTTGGCGTGGAGCGAAATTGCACCAACATGCGGGGAAAGGGGCCTCTTATCAACGTGCGACCCGCAAATGGAGGTCGAAGTCCGCGCTGCCGGATTGACGATCGTGGATCCTTGGGGTGACCCTGCAACGACATCAGATGATTCGATATTGACCCAACGCATAGCTCACACAGATGACATACTCAGCACTGGCCATAGTCTATCACTCCATGAAAGACAAGTTTTGGAGGCTGAACGTACGGCTCGGCGGGTGATACTATCAGGATTGCCCCGCACACTTGGCGCTCCGAGATCCTAATCATCCGCCAGGTACTAAAGACGGACTTCAACCTCCATAAGCTAGTATCGCCACTGATACGTCCATAAACTCATACGCGTCAAGTTCTATGGGGTCATATCGGGCCATCGACGGAATGCCGAGAAATCACTCTCGATCTTGGCGCCGATATAGGAACATGAAGAGACGATAAAAGCTGGCAGGGTCAAGACAGAAAGTCGAGTCTATTGCTGTACCTCAATCTCATCATACTTATCTCTTCTCCTATACAACCCATTCAGACTCATCATGTCGCCTAGTGCTGTTCAAGAACATGTGGATGATGCCCCAACCTCGATCAAATCATCCCCTCAACCTCCTCCGGGAGCCGACTTCTCCACCTTCCGGTCTCTAGTCCCTCTTCTGGCAGAAAAGAGCCTTACCTACCTCAATGCCTCCTACCAACCCCCCTCAAATCTGATAATCCACGGCGCCATCGCCAAATTCACTTCCGATGCCCTCTACAACCCTCATCCAAAGCCTCAATGGCAGAACGCCGTCGAAGAGACTCGTGCTTTAGTCGGCCGGTACATCAACGCCGACCCAAGTTCCCTAGCCTTCACCCGTGACACAACAGAGGCACTGGGATGCTTCATTCGGAGCCTCAAATTCGAGCCTGGTGACAACGTCGTCGTCCTGGACACAGAGCACCCGAACCACGTCTACGGGTGGATGGCTCTCCGCAGAGCCGGCCTCGAGGTTCGACAGGTGCCCACCATCTCGACAGCGGAAGAAACCGGGCACGTCACGGCCGCCAACGCCGCAACATTTGCGCCGTATGTCGACGAGCGTACCAGGGCCATCGGTCTCAGCTCCATCATGTTCCACAGCGGCCAGTGGAACGACGTGGCCAACATCTGCGCAACATACAGACCACGCGGCATTCACGTTCTCGCAGACCTCACGCAGCAGGTCGGCTTCGCAGAAGTGGATGTACGAGCTCTGGGGGTTTCTGCGGCGGCCTTCAGTCTGCACAAAGGGTTGAACTGCCCGACGGGCTTCGCGGTTCTCTACGTCAACCCGGAGTTCATCGCCGACACCAACCCCACTCCGCCTATCGTCGGTTATGGGGCCGTCAGCAACGTGCGCGCTGACCTGTTGGTCCCTTCCGAGGAGGTGATATATCATACTTCCACTCGCCGATACGAGCATCTGAATTTGAGCTTGATCAGTGCCGCGACTGCAAAGGCGTTTTTGACGTTTTATTTGGATTCCATGGGTCCCGGGCGTGTGCAGGAGCACCTTTACCGCCTGGGTGATGTGTTGAGAGAGGAGTGCCGAAGTCTCGGGGTGAAGATAGTCGGGCCCTCGGCCCGCAAGGATCATGCGCCTCATTTGTACATTCTGGATTTGCATGACGCGAGGTGGATGGATCTCTTGAAGGAGAGTGGTGTGCTTGTTACGCCCTATCGTCTGGGCATCAGAGTTTCTTTTGGTTTCTACAACAACACCTCAGATGTGAAGAAGCTTGCTGGTGTCCTAAAGGCAGGATTAGAGGCGGGCCTTCCCTTGCCCTGAGGGCTCTCAGAGATAGAGGATGTAGTTCATGACTTGCACTAGAATGACGACACTACATACCGTTGAAATATCCATTGTGTCTAGAAGCGCCAACCCCCCTTGCTAACAGTCTTGGAGCTTGACATATAATTAGTGCAGTATCTTGCCCCTCTATTGAAATGCTCAAATTGGGGAGGGCTATCTCTTAAAGTATGGCATGGTGCTGGACTGCTTTACTCTCTACGCAAGTTAAATGGATGGTGGAAAGTTGCAACAGCATCTCACACCTCGATTCGTGCCAATCTATCTTTCGCCTGGTGGGCCAATGTCCAGGCAGATGAACATTCGTCCAAAACATGCAACAAGTACTGAGCTTCTTCCGGCGTGCCGAATAACGACAGCGTTCTCACCGCTTGCATGACTCCGTAGATCATCATAAGAGGGCTGTGTCCAAGACCATACTGGCTGCGGTATTTCCGTACAATGTGTGCGATGTCTTCCGCAGATGATAAGGAGTCTTTGCGGGCGTTGTCCTTCAGAGCTGCAATGTCATGAGACACCGCTTGCTCGAAGTTTAGCGCAATGCGGACGCTGTGAAAGAGCAAACTGATGGTGGAATTAGTTTTCAGCCCCATCTTGCACGATCAAAGCGACAGAAGAGGGAGGGGGGTGGTCAAGGGAGTTGAACTAACTGAAGTGCTGCCACGCTTGGGATGAGCAGGGTGCTTGATGGTTCCCATCTGTTCCATTTCG
The Colletotrichum lupini chromosome 6, complete sequence DNA segment above includes these coding regions:
- a CDS encoding cysteine desulfurase, with amino-acid sequence MSPSAVQEHVDDAPTSIKSSPQPPPGADFSTFRSLVPLLAEKSLTYLNASYQPPSNLIIHGAIAKFTSDALYNPHPKPQWQNAVEETRALVGRYINADPSSLAFTRDTTEALGCFIRSLKFEPGDNVVVLDTEHPNHVYGWMALRRAGLEVRQVPTISTAEETGHVTAANAATFAPYVDERTRAIGLSSIMFHSGQWNDVANICATYRPRGIHVLADLTQQVGFAEVDVRALGVSAAAFSLHKGLNCPTGFAVLYVNPEFIADTNPTPPIVGYGAVSNVRADLLVPSEEVIYHTSTRRYEHLNLSLISAATAKAFLTFYLDSMGPGRVQEHLYRLGDVLREECRSLGVKIVGPSARKDHAPHLYILDLHDARWMDLLKESGVLVTPYRLGIRVSFGFYNNTSDVKKLAGVLKAGLEAGLPLP